The Candidatus Lernaella stagnicola genome includes a window with the following:
- a CDS encoding phosphatidylserine/phosphatidylglycerophosphate/cardiolipin synthase family protein, with product MYVIIKNMKVEPADLDNRGGRARLSAEAITTVHDAAIKNVELVGSQVPNAAPRSLRPVRGQIINATREGFYETSLAIPPLIDPGEYELTLRARDSEGYTGRAKTHLRITYRRPPYEGSIDSPENRATLAKLAHAPIVPGNAVEVLWDGETALARRLELIESAKRQINLQNYVFAITGIGRQVYEALLPRLDKGVEANVLLNAGTQIPGAMLSTLRLSAHRILAEIAGFLEDQGLTLGAKLSGEEVQKHLRAWKRQNVNLELFGGSLFSKRGLAPQSESAPAAVWLVKMIKDSLGEDFFGENSSEGDWRQQAYRGPGGLPAIPLLDYAIHEKILLADARRAIVGGRNLSDEYFAPWIDVDVLLEGPVVKQVQRGFVRSFLELAETAEPPTVADLRPRLKTAGPSDVQFVQSRPWRGEYYTLNALVTAIQMARKRVYAYSQYLVLPDGLLLDALLDAAQRGVDVQIITNSQTAGQELYWSTGYFVSLNYFARLLKAGIKIYLNPGTPEQEEKQPYLHAKEFLIDDELTMIGSFNLSTRSCFVESENLVNIFDRRIAEDELARFAAHRRDAVEVTPTFMRDAYREHRTTMEFARSFELFF from the coding sequence ATGTACGTCATCATCAAAAACATGAAAGTGGAGCCGGCGGATCTGGACAACCGGGGCGGACGGGCGCGCCTGTCCGCGGAAGCCATTACGACCGTCCACGATGCGGCGATCAAGAACGTGGAATTGGTCGGCTCGCAAGTGCCCAACGCCGCGCCGCGCTCGTTGCGGCCGGTGCGCGGCCAGATCATCAATGCGACGCGCGAGGGTTTCTACGAAACGTCGCTGGCGATCCCCCCCCTGATCGATCCCGGCGAATACGAGCTGACACTACGGGCCCGCGACTCCGAGGGCTACACCGGGCGCGCGAAAACCCACCTGAGAATTACCTACCGCCGTCCACCTTACGAAGGCTCAATTGACAGCCCGGAAAACCGCGCGACGTTGGCCAAACTGGCGCACGCGCCGATCGTTCCGGGCAACGCCGTCGAGGTGCTGTGGGACGGCGAGACCGCTCTGGCCCGGCGGTTGGAATTGATCGAGAGCGCGAAGCGGCAGATCAACCTGCAGAATTACGTGTTCGCCATCACCGGCATCGGCCGGCAGGTGTACGAGGCGCTATTGCCGCGCTTGGATAAGGGCGTGGAAGCCAACGTCTTGCTTAACGCAGGCACCCAGATACCCGGCGCGATGCTCAGCACGTTGCGGCTTTCGGCGCATCGCATTTTGGCGGAAATCGCCGGCTTCCTGGAGGATCAGGGGCTCACCTTGGGAGCGAAGCTCAGCGGCGAGGAAGTCCAAAAGCATCTGCGCGCCTGGAAACGCCAAAACGTCAATCTAGAGTTGTTCGGCGGCAGCTTGTTCAGCAAACGCGGCCTTGCGCCGCAAAGCGAATCGGCGCCCGCCGCCGTGTGGTTGGTCAAGATGATCAAGGATTCTCTGGGTGAGGATTTCTTCGGGGAGAACTCCTCGGAGGGCGATTGGCGCCAACAGGCCTATCGCGGCCCGGGCGGCTTGCCCGCGATTCCGCTGCTCGATTACGCGATTCACGAAAAGATTCTCCTGGCCGACGCGCGCCGCGCCATCGTGGGCGGCCGCAACTTGTCCGACGAATACTTCGCCCCGTGGATCGACGTGGATGTGTTGCTCGAGGGGCCGGTGGTCAAGCAGGTGCAGCGCGGCTTCGTGCGCAGCTTCCTGGAATTGGCCGAAACCGCCGAGCCGCCGACCGTGGCAGACTTGCGACCGCGATTGAAAACGGCGGGACCTTCCGACGTTCAGTTCGTGCAGTCGCGCCCGTGGCGGGGCGAATACTACACGCTCAACGCCCTGGTCACCGCCATTCAAATGGCGCGCAAGCGGGTTTATGCCTACTCGCAGTACCTGGTGCTGCCCGATGGTTTGCTGCTGGACGCGCTTCTCGATGCGGCGCAGCGCGGCGTCGATGTGCAGATCATCACGAACTCGCAAACCGCCGGGCAGGAGCTGTACTGGTCGACCGGATACTTCGTTTCGCTGAACTACTTCGCGCGGCTGCTCAAGGCCGGAATCAAGATCTATTTGAACCCCGGCACGCCGGAGCAGGAAGAAAAGCAGCCCTATTTGCACGCCAAAGAGTTTCTCATCGACGACGAACTGACGATGATCGGCTCGTTCAACCTCTCGACGCGCAGTTGCTTTGTCGAGTCGGAAAACCTCGTCAACATTTTCGATCGCCGCATCGCCGAGGACGAATTGGCGCGCTTCGCCGCACACCGCCGGGACGCCGTCGAGGTGACGCCCACGTTCATGCGCGATGCCTACCGCGAACATCGCACGACGATGGAATTCGCGCGCAGCTTCGAACTGTTTTTCTAA
- a CDS encoding sulfotransferase: MLDFLGIGAQRTGTTWLHYTLQKHPQLVLPFHKEIHFWDADHASSTWKRDLAWYLGLFQGHGPAVRCGEITPSYALLPVDVIRRIRDAKADLRILFTVRNPIDRAVSHALMQFCKIEGRAVDSLSKEEVLAHCLSQKSRERGDYAACLERWFGVFAPENFFIEEFDAMRADNRGYLRKLFRFLDVDPSPASTWSTDEITDLRNVMPPYRISSPARGMLRELYAEPVARLSKLLDRDFSAWLA, encoded by the coding sequence ATGCTGGATTTCCTGGGTATCGGGGCGCAGCGCACGGGCACCACGTGGTTGCATTACACGCTGCAAAAACACCCGCAATTGGTGTTGCCGTTTCACAAGGAAATCCACTTTTGGGACGCCGACCACGCCTCCAGCACCTGGAAGCGGGACCTGGCGTGGTATCTGGGTTTATTCCAGGGGCATGGTCCCGCGGTACGCTGTGGCGAGATCACGCCGTCCTACGCCCTGCTACCCGTCGATGTGATTCGCCGAATCCGCGACGCCAAAGCCGATTTGCGCATTTTGTTCACGGTGCGCAACCCGATCGACCGCGCGGTGTCGCACGCCTTGATGCAATTCTGCAAGATCGAAGGACGCGCCGTGGATTCGCTGTCGAAAGAAGAGGTGCTCGCTCACTGCCTCTCCCAAAAGTCGCGCGAGCGCGGGGATTATGCGGCCTGCCTGGAACGATGGTTCGGCGTGTTTGCGCCCGAAAACTTTTTCATCGAGGAATTCGACGCCATGCGCGCCGACAATCGCGGCTACCTGCGCAAACTGTTTCGCTTCCTGGATGTGGACCCGTCACCCGCGTCCACGTGGTCGACCGACGAAATCACCGACCTGCGAAACGTGATGCCGCCCTACCGCATTTCCAGTCCTGCCCGCGGCATGTTGCGCGAGTTGTACGCCGAGCCCGTCGCGCGTTTATCGAAGCTGCTGGACCGCGATTTCTCGGCTTGGCTCGCCTGA